The proteins below come from a single bacterium genomic window:
- a CDS encoding SprT family zinc-dependent metalloprotease, whose amino-acid sequence MNDIKIDKIIRSKRRTIGIEITSDASLIVRVPLRTSLEHIKKIVDKKRFWIQKKQKTAKEKKSIPRKFVEGEKFLYLGNTYRLYIFNNPSPPLLFNQKFLLSRDYLPYAQDIFVAWYKNQAYYKIKERLDWYSTLSGLKYNGFKITNARKRWGSCNGKDRLCFSWRLIMTPLSVIDYVVVHELTHIVEKNHSKRFWHKLKIILPNYEESKKWLKENEYLLGI is encoded by the coding sequence ATGAATGACATCAAAATAGACAAAATAATTCGTTCTAAAAGAAGAACAATAGGTATTGAGATTACCTCGGATGCAAGCTTAATTGTGCGCGTGCCTCTGCGGACTTCTTTAGAACATATTAAAAAAATAGTTGATAAAAAGCGGTTTTGGATTCAAAAAAAACAGAAAACGGCTAAAGAGAAAAAAAGCATACCCAGAAAATTTGTCGAGGGAGAAAAATTCCTCTATCTGGGTAATACCTATCGCCTCTATATCTTTAATAATCCTTCCCCACCACTTTTATTTAACCAGAAATTTTTGCTTTCAAGAGATTATCTTCCTTATGCCCAGGACATATTTGTTGCCTGGTATAAAAACCAGGCATACTATAAGATTAAGGAGAGATTAGACTGGTATTCTACTTTATCAGGATTGAAATATAATGGATTCAAGATAACGAATGCCAGAAAGCGGTGGGGTTCTTGCAATGGGAAAGACAGGTTATGTTTTAGCTGGCGGCTCATTATGACACCGTTAAGTGTTATAGATTATGTCGTTGTTCATGAATTAACACATATCGTCGAAAAAAATCACTCAAAGAGATTCTGGCACAAATTAAAGATAATCCTCCCTAATTATGAAGAAAGTAAAAAGTGGTTGAAAGAGAATGAGTATTTGTTAGGGATATAA